A portion of the Faecalibacterium sp. I3-3-89 genome contains these proteins:
- a CDS encoding GDSL-type esterase/lipase family protein, whose protein sequence is MADYQEYRRRILHRRWRRVFITAALLILLVLLAAVGILWKRLHREPSPNTAQQGPTILQQELTGSEWNTISYTPARRLNVQTLDNGMTAMDFRLAAQTASPAVERSSFSDVSFLGDSLTQGMQLYDTGLPNAHFCAYKGVGPNAVVNNTTCRRADGEKEIPMEALASQQPRALYILLGTNVLTADNDYSSFLTYYRLMLDMISQALPNTKIYVQSITPVRPEVSQKSPGLYKQRLCEINDALSAIALEKGCTFLNLWEALADENGDLIAEYAQPDGYHLLPAGYDAWVEYLCTHT, encoded by the coding sequence ATGGCAGATTATCAGGAATATCGCCGCCGCATCCTTCACCGGCGCTGGCGCAGGGTGTTCATCACCGCCGCGCTGCTCATCCTTTTGGTGCTTCTGGCCGCTGTGGGCATCCTCTGGAAGCGTCTCCACCGTGAGCCGTCCCCCAATACCGCCCAGCAAGGTCCCACCATCCTGCAGCAGGAGCTGACCGGCAGCGAGTGGAACACCATCAGCTACACTCCGGCCCGCCGCCTCAACGTCCAGACCCTCGACAACGGCATGACCGCGATGGATTTCCGCCTTGCAGCCCAGACCGCCAGCCCCGCCGTGGAGCGGAGCAGCTTTTCGGACGTCAGCTTCTTGGGCGACAGCCTAACGCAGGGGATGCAGCTGTACGACACCGGCCTGCCCAACGCCCATTTCTGCGCCTACAAGGGCGTCGGCCCCAACGCCGTCGTCAACAACACCACCTGCCGCCGGGCCGACGGCGAAAAGGAGATCCCGATGGAGGCGCTGGCCTCCCAGCAGCCCCGGGCGCTCTACATCCTGCTGGGCACCAATGTGCTCACCGCCGACAACGACTATTCCAGCTTCCTCACCTACTACCGGCTGATGCTGGACATGATCTCGCAGGCGCTGCCCAACACGAAGATCTACGTCCAGTCCATCACCCCCGTCCGGCCTGAAGTGAGCCAGAAGTCCCCCGGTCTCTACAAACAGCGCCTGTGTGAGATCAACGACGCCCTCTCGGCCATCGCACTGGAAAAGGGCTGCACCTTCCTGAACCTCTGGGAGGCGCTGGCCGACGAGAACGGCGACCTGATCGCCGAATACGCCCAGCCGGACGGCTACCATCTGCTGCCCGCTGGGTATGACGCATGGGTGGAGTATCTCTGCACCCACACCTGA